One Brassica napus cultivar Da-Ae chromosome C4, Da-Ae, whole genome shotgun sequence genomic region harbors:
- the LOC106368956 gene encoding protease Do-like 9, translated as MKPSQKRARKLKTQSAENATGEVKEASVTHLNESPSPEPPETNPSPPRLNRGRGKKRRLSNNPSETTEQQRGGVVSQRSSLPHHHHSDCNNATTVSAAATSESTPAAPSWETVVKVVPSMDAVVKVFCVHTDPNFSLPWQMKRQYSSGSSGFIIGGRRVLTNAHSVEHHTQVKLKKRGSDTKYLATVLAIGTECDIALLTVSDDEFWEGVSPVEFGDLPALQDAVTVVGYPIGGDTISVTSGVVSRIEILSYVHGSTELLGLQIDAAINSGNSGGPAFNDKGKCVGIAFQSLKHEDAENIGYVIPTPVIEHFIQDYEKHNKYTGFPVIGIEWQKMENPDLRKKMGMESHQKGVRIRRIEPTAPESQVLKPSDIILSFDGVNIANDGTVPFRHGERIGFSYLISQKYTGDSALVKILRNKEILEFNVKLAIHKKLIPAHISGKPPSYFIVAGFVFTTVSVPYLRSEYGKEYEYDAPVKLLEKHLHAMTQSVDEQLVVVSQVLVSDINIGYEEIVNTQVVAFNGKPVKNLKCLAEMVENCEDEYMEFNLDYHQIVVL; from the exons ATGAAACCTTCTCAAAAGAGAGCTCGCAAACTCAAAACACAATCAGCCGAAAACGCCACCGGCGAAGTTAAAGAAGCTTCCGTCACACATCTGAACGAATCTCCGTCCCCTGAGCCTCCTGAAACCAACCCATCTCCGCCGCGACTCAACCGTGGGAGAGGCAAAAAGCGCAGACTGAGCAACAACCCATCCGAAACCACCGAGCAGCAACGCGGCGGCGTAGTCAGCCAGAGGTCGTCTCTTCCTCACCACCACCACTCTGATTGCAACAATGCGACGACTGTTTCAGCAGCAGCAACATCGGAATCCACACCTGCTGCTCCGAGCTGGGAGACTGTGGTGAAAGTCGTGCCTTCCATGGACGCTGTGGTGAAAGTCTTCTGCGTCCACACTGATCCTAACTTCTCCCTGCCGTGGCAGATGAAACGGCAGTACAGCTCCGGTAGTAGTGGCTTCATAATAGGAGGAAGAAGGGTTTTGACGAACGCACATTCCGTTGAGCATCATACTCAAGTTAAGCTCAAGAAGCGTGGCTCCGACACAAAGTATCTAGCTACAGTATTAGCCATTGGAACTGAATGCGACATTG CTTTGTTGACAGTTAGTGATGATGAGTTTTGGGAAGGAGTGTCTCCTGTGGAGTTTGGAGATTTACCAGCTTTGCAAGATGCTGTAACTGTTGTTGGTTATCCGATTGGTGGAGACACTATCTCCGTCACGAGCGGTGTTGTTTCTCGGATAGAGATACTGTCTTATGTACATGGATCGACAGAGCTTTTGGGGTTGCAGATTGACGCGGCTATAAACTCTGGGAACTCTGGTGGTCCTGCGTTTAACGACAAGGGAAAATGCGTGGGGATTGCGTTTCAGTCGTTGAAACATGAAGATGCTGAGAACATTGGTTATGTCATACCAACGCCTGTGATTGAACATTTCATTCAAGATTATGAGAAGCACAATAAATACACAG GCTTTCCTGTGATTGGGATTGAGTGGCAGAAGATGGAGAATCCAGACTTGCGTAAGAAAATGGGAATGGAGTCTCATCAAAAGGGAGTGAGGATAAGGAGAATCGAGCCAACCGCCCCGGAGTCGCAGGTTTTGAAGCCCTCCGATATCATCCTCAGCTTTGATGGAGTTAATATTGCTAATGATGGAACTG TTCCATTTAGGCATGGAGAAAGAATTGGGTTTAGCTATCTTATATCTCAAAAGTACACTGGGGATTCTGCACTTGTGAAGATCCTGCGTAACAAAGAGATTCTTGAGTTCAACGTAAAACTTGCAATCCACAAGAAGCTAATCCCTGCACACATAAGTGGCAAACCTCCTTCCTACTTCATCGTTGCTGGCTTTGTTTTTACAACTGTTTCTGTTCCTTATCTTCGCTCTGAG TATGGAAAAGAATACGAGTATGATGCACCTGTCAAGCTTTTGGAGAAACATCTTCATGCAATGACTCAATCCGTGGACGAGCAACTTGTTGTAGTTTCACAG GTTCTTGTTTCTGACATCAACATTGGTTATGAGGAGATTGTCAATACACAG GTTGTTGCTTTCAATGGCAAACCTGTGAAAAACTTGAAATGTTTGGCTGAGATGGTGGAGAATTGTGAGGATGAATACATGGAGTTTAATCTTGATTATCATCAG ATTGTTGTTCTGTAA